GCAAGAGTGTTTAACAAAACTGTTCCGCCTAGCCGCCCACGGCGGCCAACATTCGTAACATGCCTGGTTTTGTTAGACACTCTAAGCGGGGACGTGGCGAAATGGCAGACGCGCCAGACTTAGGATCTGGTTTCGAAAGAAGTGTGGGTTCAAGTCCCACCGTCCCCACTCTAGGCCCTGAGACGATCTCGGGGCCTTTTTCTTTTCGAAGCCACCCCCAAAAGGTGCGTCTTATCCGTCCGCATCGTCCGCACTATCCGCATAAATGGGCGGGACGTAGCGCCCTCGATTCTATGGGCAATGCGGCCATAAAGCTACCCCTCGACCAATGGGCTGGTCTGGCGGATAAGGGCCTGTCAACCTTTCCGCGCTTAAGTTTCAGAGCAAAAAATTAGCGCGCCGATATAGAGCAAAGAGGTAGGGGGGCTTTTGGCCCGCCCCCCCGGGGATGGGGGTGGATTCGTCTCATCCTAAAGGGCTCTAGAGGCCTGCGATTGCCTGCTCAGCCATAGGGGCAGGCTTGGCTAAGCTCGGGCGCCTTCCGCGATCACTCTGTCATAAATGCGCTTCACGGTCATAGCTTGGAACGGCAGGCCACTGGCGGTAACGGCGCCGCGCTCGTTCAGTTGCGCCGCGATCTGGCGGAAGCTAAGGCCCTGTTGCTTGAGGCTCGCGATATTGCCCGCCTGGTTGGCGTAGGCGGTGATGGCCTTGTCCCTGGTTGCCTGAGCGCCCTTCGCCTGGGCGGCTGAGGTTAGGTTCTTGGGGTTGCCAAGCTTAGTGCCACGTTCTCGGGCTGCCGCTAGGGCTGCCTTAGTGCGTGCAGAAATCGCTTCGGCCTCGGCTTCGGCCACGGCGGCTAGGATATGGATGGTGAGCTTGTTGGCTTGAGGCATATCGGCGGCCAGGAAGTCCACGCGGCTTTCCATCAGGCCGCTGACGAAATGGACATTGCGGGCCAATCTGTCCAGCTTGGCGATGAGCAGGGTCGCCTTCTCGCGCTGGGCGTGCTGGATGGCCCGCTTAAGCTCAGGGCGCTCGTTGCCCTTGCGGGTGCCGCTCTCCACGTCAGTGTATTCGGCCAGCACCTGCCAGTCGCCGCCGTTGAGAAATTGCCTGACGGCCGCCTCTTGTGCCTCGAGGCCTAGGCCGCTCTGCCCCTGCCCTTTCGTGCTAACCCGGTAGTATGCGATAAAGCGCCCATCAGCCATCGCAACCTCCTTACTCTTGAATGTCTACTGAATGTAACAGTGCTTCAACGAACAATCAAGCACTGATACAATAGGTATCGAGTGACGGATATGGGGTGAGGGAGGATGTAACCCGCCTTGGGACGTCGCGTCAGCCCAGCCGAGGACTTGTTTTGACTGATGTAATGTAGCTATAATTGCCGCGTCTCGGAATTATTTGTAAGGTTTGGAACGTTGGAAGCAACGTACAGTTTTCCCATAAATATCTACTACTGGTTCTCTTCCCCTTCCGG
The DNA window shown above is from bacterium and carries:
- a CDS encoding recombinase family protein; this encodes MADGRFIAYYRVSTKGQGQSGLGLEAQEAAVRQFLNGGDWQVLAEYTDVESGTRKGNERPELKRAIQHAQREKATLLIAKLDRLARNVHFVSGLMESRVDFLAADMPQANKLTIHILAAVAEAEAEAISARTKAALAAARERGTKLGNPKNLTSAAQAKGAQATRDKAITAYANQAGNIASLKQQGLSFRQIAAQLNERGAVTASGLPFQAMTVKRIYDRVIAEGARA